From Bacillus sp. 2205SS5-2:
GTCTTTATGTAGAGCTGTTTTTACAAAGTTTGTCGCTTTTTTAGGGTATCTCTTCTTCAATTTTTAGTGGGAATCAACAGCAAAATAGAGGATTGCCTCTAAAGTTAGAGGCAATAGCATTAATGTATACGAAAAGATTTCACGATCCTATTCTTAAACAAGAATAAATCCGACTTCGAAAGCAATATTCTTTGAGAAAATTGGCCTTTTAAGGGTAGGAACGCATGAATTTCAAATGGTGATGACGTCTTGACTTGGTCCCTCTGCTCTTGACACAAAAAAAGGCTGTAAGGATGACTCGAGGTATGTCTTACTTTTTATTTCGAATGATATCATTCATTCGTTAGGAATCAATCAGGAGTAATAAAACACGATAACATCTTTTCTTATGGCTGCTTTCGCAAAGAATGTTGCTTTTCGTATCAGTTTATTATCTAAGATATAGCTTTGTTTCGGGCATCATTTCGTCTGTTTTTGATAGAATTCAACAGTGAATTGGAGGATACAGTCAAAAATCAGTTGAAATAGCCACAATGTATACGAAAACAACCTTTCTTATCAGGAGAAAAATCGATGTGATATAATGAAACAAACATTTTTAATGGAGGTACATACGGTGAAAGGGTTTGTCAAATGGCTTGTTACAGTCTTGCCCCTCATATATATGGTGGCTATCTGGGTGATGTCTAGTCTTCCTGATACAGCCGTCATGGCCCTACCAGACCGGGGATTGGATCGCTTCATAAAAGAATCGCTTCACTTAGTGGAGTTCGCCCTATTATATGTTCTCTTTGTAGGAGCGTTGTGGGTACAGGGGAAGTTTACGGCTCGTACCAATATTATTTTTGCCCTTTTGGCTGGATTTTATGGCTTGACTGATGAAATTCATCAATCCTTCATTCCAGCTCGATCTGCAACGGTGATAGACTTTGTGAAGGATATAACGGGGGTTGCCGTTTGTTTCTGGATTATCACCAGATCCTCATTTTATAAAAGGTCTGTCAAATAAAGATTATTTCTGCCTATGAAGGAGTCGGAACGAGCAAATGATCCATCAGGTAACCTGGTGGATCAATCGAAGTTATTTTTCTATGTTTTAAAATTTTCCTTCCATAACAAAAGGGCTGGCCTCTAAGCCAACCCTTTTGTTTAGTTTTGTGAGACATAGGCGGTCAATAGATTATCGGCTGAAACGATCTGCACATCGTGGTAATAGTGAAGAACGATGTCTTCATACGACTTGCCTTCCTTCGCCATCCCATTTGCTCCGTATTGGCTCATGCCAACTCCGTGCCCATACCCTTTGGTGTTAATCACGATGTGGTCGCTTTTTCTTACCCAAGTAAAATCAGATGAGTTTAATCCTAATTTGTCGCGGACTTCTCTTCCGGTAAACTCATTGTCCCCTATTTTGACGATACCGACTCGATCCCCAGGAGTTCGCGACGTAATTACCCCGA
This genomic window contains:
- a CDS encoding VanZ family protein, producing the protein MKGFVKWLVTVLPLIYMVAIWVMSSLPDTAVMALPDRGLDRFIKESLHLVEFALLYVLFVGALWVQGKFTARTNIIFALLAGFYGLTDEIHQSFIPARSATVIDFVKDITGVAVCFWIITRSSFYKRSVK